The sequence below is a genomic window from Babesia bigemina genome assembly Bbig001, chromosome : II.
GTGTAGAGTTGGTAGGCATTCCAGCTCAGCATCTATAGCTATTCTCTTCACACAACAAAATAACCGCAGTTTCTTCACGATCCAGATGTGGAGCAAACTCGTTAAATCGGATACTGTAAAAGCGGTATACAATGAAGGCAGTAGTCCTAACGCTGTCACATGGGTGCTTGTCTAACGGGCAACGTCGGCAATCTACGTGCCGTTACCGCGGTATACTATCAACAGCACAGTGGCTATAGCCATGAGCACCGTTAGTGCTATTAGAATCTGCACAAGCCTCTCACGAAGGATACCCTTTGCGATCTGCTTCAAGGTTGCATTCGCGGTCACAACATTTTCTTCAACGGCATTTATAGTCCTCCCAACGCGATAAAGACTTTCGGTTTGCCTTTCAAGGTCCTGCGTCACTTCTGCTCCGAGCTTTTCTGAGGTAATGGTAAGTGTTCTCATTCTGTTAATGGAGCTCTGCGAAAACATGTATGTATGCTCGAGTATTTCTTACCTGTGTCTTGTCCTGAATATCGTCACCCCATGCGATAAGTTTCTGAGCGTGAGTCAAATGTCCGGACTCCTTGAGTTTCTCAAATTGGTTGAGCTCGTTTTGCTCTACAACGGTTCTGAGTTCTGCAAGCTTATCCTTCAGCTCCTTAAATTTTTGTTGCTTTTCATGCAACCGCATGAGGTGGGACTGCTTAGTTTGCGCCTTTAGAACGTCGATTTCTTGTTGGTAGTTGACTTCTGCAACCTTCGCCCTTTCGatgagcagcagcgcctcgcTGAACCGGTCACTTTGCTGCTGCTCGTCTAGTTGCTCAAAGTTGTGAAGAGATGCtttcagctgcagcagcagcctgtCAAGCTCGTCTTCACATTGGTATATAGCCATTATGTGCGCCGGTTGCGATCATTGTTTGTGCAAAGAGCACACACCTTGTCCACAGTCGAGTGTACCAGTTCCTTTCCCCTATTATAATCTTATACAGAATCAAAATACGACTTGATTCAAATCGAATACCGCGTCGAGATATATGGTGTTTGCAGATAAGTATAAAAATCACGCGCTTACTCACGAGACATGTGTAAGCATCCGCAGATATAGCTACACTACCCTGAGACTTTGATCACAGTTTACAACGTTTGATTTTGTGTTCAGATATACAGTAGTAACTGTCTGTCTACGTAGTAAACGTTCAGCGTATGGTCTCAAGTACAGTCATGATTCAACATAGATCCACGCGCCATTAAGCGTTATGCCGATAGATTACTCTAAATGGGACCATCTGGAGCTATCTGACTCCGATGAGGAGAACAAACCTCGTGTGATAAAGTTGGACCGTTCTCAGCGGATTGAACTCGGTCGAGACGGCTACAACATTGTGTCTAGCACTGCGAGCGCAGCTGATCCTCGCgaaatcgctgctcaatatAAATTCTGGAAGGATCATCTTAAGAACGGCAGTGTGGTTGCACGATCTCACGCGTTTGCGCAAGACCGTTACGATGTTTGTCTTCTTATCGCTCTGCGTGACGACGCACGGCACGGTTTAGAGGTAGAGGTGACGGAATCCCATATCCGGATCCTTGCTAAAGGTCTCGAAATTTTCAACAAGGAGCTATTCGCAAAGGTCAAAAGCGATGACGACTATGTGAACTGGCAAATTGTGCGCAAGTACGTTGACTGGAACGCACTGGAGTCGTACTGCCGCAACGCCGGCCGTGGATCGTTGGGCACCCATATGGTATTCACCGAGTTCTATGAGCAGGCGTTCGTAGAGGTCGATCTTAAAAAGCAAAATAATATAGAGGACTGCTTTTTGTGGTGGCCCAAAGCCTTTAAGGTATGTATTCACTGTTTACGGAGAGATGACGCTCTCGCCATAGTGTATATAACTTAACGTGTCAGTTCGTACGCCGGCTCATCTTCAGCATAAACTCGCAGAAGCTGTGCTGTGTTTTTCGTGCCACTGTTTTGCCTTCCTCTGTATTGTACGCCGAAAGTGCATATACACATCACCTCAGGATGACGTGCCGTCTATACGCTTCGAGACTCAGGGGGGCACCAAGTTTAAGGAATCATGGAACCAAGCCCACGAAGCCTTCAAACAGCGTGTGAAAAGTTTCGAGAAGGTGCCGCTATGACTTCAACAGGGTATGGACTGCGTTCCACGTGGCATCGTCTGGGGCGCAAAAGACAACCCTTTCCAGTCGTTTCACTGACTTGGCATTCTTTGTTATTAGCTCCAGAGAGTAGTTATCAGAATGCATTATCACATCTAATGGCACCAACAACGATCGCTTCCCTTGTCGGGCCAATTCGTCCGCAATTCCAACCAGGTTGCCGTACGATACCCAGCTGGTTCCTGTGAAGTAGTTCTCGGCAGTTATAATCCTGAATCCGCAGTCCGACTCTTCACTGACATGTTTCAAACGCATACTTTGATTTCCATCAATGCCTTTACGCCCATAAATCCGGCTCATAAAGAGTTGACGTTTAAGCGTACTCTCGTCGTGCATGTATGTACAGTCCGCTTTAACACGTGTCCAATCTGAACATATGTTAATGTGCTGCATAAGCGATGTTATACGAACAATTAATACGACTCTACACGCCATTGAGGAAGTAATTATTAGACGAAAATTATCTCGTAAGTGTATCAACCTTCGTCATTAATCGCAAAGGTGCAACATAAGAACGAATGCCGCATGTAAACATCAGACACTAACCTCCTATATGTAGTGATATGTGTTTGTGCATATCATACCGCGTAGCGAGCTTTGTGGCGTCAACAACACTCATGTGCGTCTTCGACTTCAGATGACCTACACGTCCGATATGACTGATGACTGTCTTTAATGTCATATTGGAAGTGTATTCTACTGTGTACTAGTTTATCTGACAGCAATTTCACACGGTTCATTGCTATACTATCATCTCCGGTTTGGTGCGTCGTCTTATGAGGAATAAGTATTAGTTGATTTTTATCCGATGGAATTTCGGGATAGATACACCATTTTAGGGGTACACGTCGGCAATCATTACCATCTAGTTTTTGTTTGCCCAGCCATACAAGTGTGTCCATCCACTGAGAGCTATGCCTCCAGTGTTTGAAGCATATACTAGACAACAAAAACACCGAAAAACACAATGTTAACATATATTTAATATGGCGTAATTATTCAATTTAGTTGCTTCTAATTTGGCAGGAAGGCGACGAAACTATTACATAAGGTCGGTACTGCTCTGGAAGGCTGAATTCGTATCGAACGAAAAGTATGAAACAAATATATTGTACACACCGATACCAGTTACCTGTGTATGTATCTATATGTTGGTTTGCATAGTTTGTTGAATGAAGTCTCGGTGACTGCAGCGTGATGGTCTACACACATTTAGTTACTGCGGGTCATTGGTGTTTTATTGAAGGGTTTTGATTATGTCAATGGCAAGCTTTATCGTTGTAATCAAATTCATCCGTTTCATTTCCCCCGCTTCGTTTCACATGTCATCCAATAACATATTCATCTAGTACCGAACGCCTCTACGTAAAGCTTCTGACTGACACGACTTCATATTAGTGTCGTATGTGCAAACTAGCTCTGTTGCCTATTCAAAACGTGGTTCAGTGGTGGCGTTGAAATCGTACGCCCTAATGGCCAGCATTACGGCCTATGTTTGTCTGCTTGTATATCGTACCAGCGAAGTGGAAATCGCATATTGATTATGTAAGACAAAAGTAATAGCCATTTTATATATACGTAAACAATCATATCCAGTTTGAATTCCACACAATCGTACTGTTATGTTGCATTACTACTTGGTTGCCGTGGATATGTGTTGATTCGAGTGCCACTTGCCTTAAACCGCTATATTACCATTCATAGTTGGCCACACAATCACATGCCTGCCTAGGGTATATTATGAAGGATTTCTTGAAGTCGCGATCTTTCAATCATCACTTATAATGATGGAAGTTGTTGGGTGCAGGCTTTCGATTACAAGCCAAGTAAAAGATGACACGGACTACCACAATGCACGTGACGCATGCATTTATCACTCTATAACATCCACATGAACAGCCAAACGATTTCCCAGTCATCACAAGATGCCGAAATTCATCACGTCCCACTTGACAACCTAGGGCAACTTAAGCAGATGGTAGTACCAGTTGGGGGGTTGGAACTCTTAGATACCGCAGCAGAGACACGGAACAATACACTTCTCTTTGTGTGTGATATATGAAGTTCTGAGGAATAGAACATCATATTTAGCGGCCTGCCTCGGTGGTGAAGTGCACATTAAGTACGTGTACACCACACACTACGATTCACCGAACACATAAGAAAAATCGATCTCAAAATATCATCTAAGTAGTTATACTTCTCATATGTGCTGCAAACTGTAATCTTCACGAGTGGAACTCGT
It includes:
- a CDS encoding V-SNARE protein,putative, translating into MAIYQCEDELDRLLLQLKASLHNFEQLDEQQQSDRFSEALLLIERAKVAEVNYQQEIDVLKAQTKQSHLMRLHEKQQKFKELKDKLAELRTVVEQNELNQFEKLKESGHLTHAQKLIAWGDDIQDKTQSSINRMRTLTITSEKLGAEVTQDLERQTESLYRVGRTINAVEENVVTANATLKQIAKGILRERLVQILIALTVLMAIATVLLIVYRGNGT